One Pararhizobium capsulatum DSM 1112 DNA segment encodes these proteins:
- a CDS encoding SfnB family sulfur acquisition oxidoreductase has protein sequence MTPITATSLPSSPAPGEPGWLPEPPSSPAHVIADDAEALAVAERLRPLFAAEVKERDRERRLPFAEVDLFSQSGLWGITIPKAYGGAGVSQVTLAKVFGTLAAGDPSLTQIAQNSFEIIDVIRQTGSEEQKRDLFGAVLAGKRLGNAFSEFGGKNVEAFETKLVRSGDHFTVSGRKFYSTGALFAHLVPVVALDKEGHVVVAVADRDAAGLEVVNDWSAFGQRTTASGTVTLDAVAIPEARVLPAHIVYENQSAVGPQSQLIHAAIDAGIARGAIEATIDLVRNHARPWIDSGSDKAGDDPYTIAAIGDLKIRLHAAEALLERAGRQLDETIADVNDETIAKAKIAVAEAKVLTTEVALAAANKLSELAGTRSTLGVHNLDRFWRDARTHTLHDPVRWKFHAIGQYYLNGVQPPLHSWI, from the coding sequence ATGACGCCGATCACTGCGACCAGCCTTCCTTCAAGCCCCGCTCCCGGTGAACCCGGCTGGTTGCCGGAACCGCCATCGTCCCCGGCGCATGTGATTGCCGATGATGCCGAGGCCCTTGCGGTCGCCGAACGCCTGAGACCGCTCTTTGCGGCGGAGGTGAAGGAACGCGACAGGGAGCGGCGCCTGCCGTTTGCGGAAGTCGATCTATTCTCGCAAAGCGGTCTTTGGGGTATCACCATCCCCAAGGCCTATGGCGGCGCCGGGGTCTCCCAGGTCACGCTTGCCAAGGTTTTCGGGACGCTTGCTGCGGGCGATCCATCGCTGACCCAGATCGCCCAGAACAGCTTCGAGATCATCGACGTCATCCGCCAGACGGGAAGCGAGGAGCAGAAACGCGACCTGTTCGGCGCAGTGCTGGCGGGTAAGCGGCTCGGCAACGCCTTCTCCGAATTCGGCGGCAAGAATGTCGAGGCTTTCGAGACGAAGCTGGTGCGCAGCGGAGATCACTTCACGGTCTCAGGTCGCAAGTTCTATTCCACCGGCGCGCTCTTTGCGCATCTGGTGCCGGTCGTCGCCCTTGACAAGGAAGGCCATGTCGTCGTCGCAGTGGCGGATCGTGACGCTGCAGGGCTTGAGGTCGTCAACGACTGGTCGGCCTTCGGCCAGCGCACGACGGCAAGCGGAACGGTGACCCTGGACGCGGTGGCGATCCCGGAAGCTCGAGTCCTGCCGGCCCACATCGTCTACGAGAACCAGAGCGCCGTCGGGCCGCAGAGTCAGTTGATCCACGCGGCGATAGACGCCGGTATTGCCCGCGGCGCGATCGAGGCGACCATCGATCTCGTGCGCAACCATGCCCGCCCGTGGATCGACAGCGGTTCGGACAAAGCAGGCGACGATCCCTATACGATTGCCGCCATCGGCGACCTGAAGATCCGCCTGCATGCGGCGGAAGCTCTGCTGGAACGGGCAGGGCGGCAGCTCGATGAGACCATTGCCGATGTCAACGACGAAACGATAGCAAAGGCCAAGATCGCGGTCGCCGAGGCAAAGGTGCTGACGACCGAGGTAGCACTTGCCGCCGCCAACAAGCTGTCCGAGCTTGCCGGCACGCGCTCGACGCTCGGTGTCCACAATCTCGATCGGTTCTGGCGCGATGCGCGCACGCACACGCTTCATGATCCCGTGCGCTGGAAATTCCATGCGATTGGCCAGTATTATCTGAACGGCGTGCAACCGCCGCTGCATTCCTGGATATGA
- a CDS encoding branched-chain amino acid ABC transporter permease — MAYFLETLIAGLFAGLMYGLVAIGFVLIYKASGVFNFAQGAMVFLAALVFVTLVERGINFWVAFAATSALMVLTAVVIEALVLRPLRNRDPLTLFMATLGLSFVIDGAAQFFLGTDVHMLDLGIEDIAQDYGGLFISWFDIVASLIVIALVVVLALVFSKTRMGVSLRAVADDTLAAQSIGIRLPVIWRIVWSVAGIVALIAGLLWGARQGVQYSLSLITLKALPVLIIGGFSSIPGAIVGGLIVGASEALADIYLGPLVNGSVSTWFAYILAVAFLLIRPAGLFGDRDIERV; from the coding sequence GTGGCCTATTTTCTCGAAACTCTGATTGCCGGGCTTTTCGCCGGTCTGATGTATGGCCTCGTCGCGATCGGCTTCGTGCTGATCTACAAGGCGTCCGGTGTCTTCAACTTCGCTCAAGGAGCGATGGTTTTTCTGGCGGCGCTGGTGTTTGTGACACTGGTCGAGCGTGGCATCAATTTCTGGGTCGCGTTTGCTGCGACCTCCGCGCTGATGGTCCTGACGGCTGTCGTGATCGAGGCGCTCGTCCTGCGGCCGCTGCGCAACCGCGATCCGCTGACCCTGTTTATGGCCACCCTAGGGCTCTCCTTCGTCATCGACGGTGCCGCGCAGTTTTTCCTCGGAACCGACGTGCACATGCTCGATCTCGGCATCGAGGATATCGCCCAGGATTACGGCGGATTGTTCATCAGCTGGTTCGATATCGTCGCCTCACTGATCGTCATTGCCCTCGTTGTCGTGCTTGCGCTCGTCTTCAGCAAGACGCGCATGGGCGTGTCGCTCAGGGCCGTGGCCGACGATACGCTGGCGGCTCAGTCGATCGGCATCCGTCTTCCCGTCATCTGGCGCATCGTCTGGAGCGTCGCAGGTATCGTCGCGCTGATCGCGGGCCTGCTCTGGGGCGCGCGGCAGGGCGTGCAGTATTCGCTGTCGCTCATCACGCTGAAGGCGTTGCCGGTGCTGATCATCGGCGGTTTCTCCTCGATCCCCGGTGCTATCGTCGGGGGGCTCATTGTCGGCGCCAGCGAGGCTCTGGCCGATATCTATCTCGGGCCGCTCGTCAATGGCAGCGTCTCGACGTGGTTTGCCTACATCCTTGCCGTCGCATTTCTCCTCATCCGTCCCGCCGGCCTGTTCGGCGATCGCGACATCGAAAGGGTCTGA
- a CDS encoding MetQ/NlpA family ABC transporter substrate-binding protein, with amino-acid sequence MRILKSLTIAAGLALAAIGSAKANETLVVGATAIPHAEILEFLKPILAKDGLDLDIRVFTDYIQPNAQLVDGELDANYYQYRPFLNDYNKQRGTDLVPIVPVHIEPFVAYSTKIDSVDKLEDGATVAIPNDPVNGGRGLLLLQKLGLIKVSGKPELTSPDDPLPTIKDVVENPKNLKIIELESALLPRALGEVDLAALNGNYVFEAKLDITKSLLIDRGQDGYNVWSEYLVTRPENKADPRVARLAKALNSPETRQFIEDRYKGQVAAAF; translated from the coding sequence ATGCGCATCCTGAAATCACTGACCATCGCAGCCGGACTGGCACTCGCCGCCATTGGCTCGGCCAAGGCCAACGAAACCCTCGTCGTCGGGGCGACCGCGATCCCACATGCGGAAATCCTCGAATTCCTGAAGCCGATCCTTGCCAAGGACGGGCTCGATCTCGATATCCGCGTGTTTACCGACTACATCCAGCCGAACGCCCAGCTGGTAGATGGCGAACTCGACGCCAACTACTACCAGTACCGGCCGTTCCTCAACGATTACAACAAGCAGCGCGGCACCGATCTCGTTCCGATTGTCCCCGTGCATATCGAGCCCTTCGTCGCCTATTCGACCAAGATCGACTCGGTCGACAAGCTGGAGGACGGCGCGACCGTCGCTATTCCGAATGATCCGGTTAACGGCGGGCGCGGGCTGCTTCTTCTGCAGAAGCTCGGCCTGATCAAGGTTTCCGGCAAGCCGGAACTGACCTCGCCGGACGATCCGCTGCCGACCATCAAGGACGTGGTCGAGAACCCGAAGAACCTGAAGATTATCGAACTGGAATCGGCGCTTCTGCCGCGTGCGCTGGGCGAAGTCGATCTGGCGGCGCTGAACGGCAACTACGTCTTTGAGGCCAAGCTCGACATTACCAAGTCGCTGCTGATCGATCGTGGCCAGGATGGTTACAACGTCTGGAGCGAGTACCTCGTGACCCGTCCCGAAAACAAGGCCGATCCGCGTGTCGCCAGGCTCGCCAAGGCGCTGAACAGCCCCGAAACCCGCCAGTTTATCGAGGACCGTTACAAGGGTCAGGTTGCTGCCGCCTTCTAG
- a CDS encoding branched-chain amino acid ABC transporter permease, with translation MTTIQDDILATGPAASIPSGSTLLRIAVIVAGLAIAFGVVPAIATDYWLSSIIIPTIVMGLAGISLNLLQGYAGLVSLGSAAFMSVGVFSAYNLILRVPGLPLPVVLLLAGLITAAVGIFFGLPALRIKGFYLGASTLGAQFFFQWLFTNYPWFSNESQSLTISAPRLVVFGYDLQSPVGRYLLVATVTALLIGLAFLVVKSRLGREWMAIRDMETAASVLGIRVARRKLQAYAVSSFFLGITGVLWGFAYLGTADAYTYNLDKSFQVLFIVLIGGTATIFGNFLGAAFIVLTPILLDHLVLAANVAYLSDQGAITNLQRVIFGVIIIFILIKEPDGLSAWIRRGVEALQTRFRS, from the coding sequence ATGACCACTATTCAGGACGATATCCTGGCTACCGGCCCTGCCGCCTCCATCCCATCCGGCTCGACGCTTCTGCGGATTGCCGTCATCGTGGCAGGCCTTGCCATCGCCTTCGGCGTCGTGCCGGCGATCGCCACGGACTACTGGCTAAGCTCGATCATCATTCCCACCATCGTCATGGGGCTGGCGGGTATCTCGCTCAACCTTCTGCAGGGTTATGCCGGGCTGGTTTCGCTGGGGTCTGCCGCCTTCATGTCGGTCGGCGTGTTCTCGGCCTATAACCTGATTCTTCGCGTGCCGGGGCTGCCGCTCCCGGTGGTCCTCTTGCTGGCCGGCCTGATCACGGCCGCCGTCGGCATCTTCTTCGGCCTGCCGGCACTCAGGATCAAAGGCTTCTACCTTGGTGCCTCGACACTCGGTGCGCAGTTCTTCTTCCAATGGCTGTTCACCAACTATCCGTGGTTTTCGAACGAAAGCCAGTCGCTCACCATCTCCGCTCCGCGTCTGGTGGTTTTTGGCTACGACCTGCAGTCCCCCGTCGGGCGGTATCTGCTGGTTGCGACCGTCACGGCCCTGTTGATCGGTCTTGCTTTTCTGGTGGTCAAAAGCCGCCTCGGGCGCGAATGGATGGCTATCCGCGACATGGAGACAGCGGCGTCCGTGCTGGGCATCCGCGTTGCTCGTCGCAAGCTGCAGGCCTATGCGGTCAGCTCGTTTTTCCTCGGCATCACCGGCGTGCTCTGGGGCTTCGCCTATCTCGGCACGGCCGATGCCTATACCTATAATCTCGACAAGTCGTTCCAGGTCCTGTTCATCGTACTCATTGGCGGAACGGCGACGATCTTCGGCAATTTCCTCGGCGCCGCCTTTATCGTGCTCACGCCGATCCTGCTCGATCATCTCGTGCTCGCCGCCAACGTCGCCTATCTCAGCGACCAAGGTGCCATCACCAATCTCCAGCGCGTCATCTTTGGCGTGATCATCATCTTCATCCTGATCAAGGAACCGGACGGGCTTTCCGCCTGGATCCGGCGCGGCGTGGAGGCGCTTCAGACGCGTTTCAGAAGCTAG
- a CDS encoding methionine ABC transporter permease, producing MSFENLYWGDIGAALGQTLAMVGGALLLTVAVGLPLGILLYLTGRQQLFHAPVAYGSLSFVLNIIRSVPFIILLIVLMPITVIVTGTSLGIRGVIFPLVVGTSPFFARLVETALREVDRGIIEASLAMGASTSQTILRAVLPEALPSLLAAITVTAIVLVDYTAMSGAIGGGGLGDLAIRYGYHRFQTEIMLVCVAILIVFVQLIQAGGNRLVTRFSRK from the coding sequence ATGTCGTTTGAAAATCTTTATTGGGGCGATATCGGTGCGGCGCTTGGCCAGACGCTTGCCATGGTCGGCGGTGCGTTGCTGCTGACTGTCGCCGTCGGCCTGCCGCTTGGTATCCTGCTTTACCTCACCGGGCGCCAGCAGCTGTTTCACGCGCCGGTCGCCTATGGCAGCCTGTCCTTCGTCCTGAACATCATCCGTTCGGTGCCGTTCATCATCCTGCTGATCGTGCTGATGCCGATCACGGTCATCGTCACCGGCACATCGCTCGGTATTCGCGGCGTCATCTTCCCGCTTGTCGTCGGCACCTCTCCCTTCTTCGCTCGCCTCGTAGAAACGGCGCTGCGGGAAGTCGATCGCGGCATTATCGAGGCGAGCCTCGCCATGGGGGCCTCCACGTCGCAGACCATCCTGCGCGCCGTCCTTCCCGAAGCTTTGCCGAGCCTGCTGGCTGCGATCACCGTCACGGCGATCGTGCTCGTCGATTACACCGCCATGTCCGGCGCAATCGGCGGCGGCGGGCTCGGTGATCTTGCCATCCGCTACGGCTACCACCGTTTCCAGACCGAAATCATGCTGGTCTGCGTCGCGATCCTGATCGTCTTCGTCCAGCTTATCCAGGCAGGCGGAAACCGCCTCGTCACCCGTTTTTCCCGCAAATGA
- a CDS encoding LLM class flavin-dependent oxidoreductase → MTKAIRFNAFDMNCVGHQSPGLWAHPRDKSWKYKDLDYWQDLARTLERGIFDGIFIADVIGYYDVYKGSNYHAIHQAAQIPVNDPLQLAAPIALATEHLGIGITASTSFEHPYTFARRIATADHHSKGRVGWNIVTSYLESGAKNIGEGGLRRHDNRYDVANEYVEVLYKLLEGSWEEGAVVRDGNKRIFTDPSKVHEIGHKGKYFDVPGYSLTEPSPQRTPVLYQAGASGPGKSFAGQHAECVFVAAPTKSVLKAYVAEIRQRAAAAGRDPSKVYIYTLLTIITDETEAKAQKKFEEYKSYVSYDGSLVFMSGWSGIDFGQYAPTDLVKKVETNAIQSVVEHLAGGEKSWTIDELAQFGGIGGLGPVIVGSPERIADILQEWVEDTGVDGFNLAYAVTPDSFEDVVNFIVPELQKRGAYPTAYKPGTLREKLFGDGPYLPASHPGAGYRDIEAVKRREADAAVTALKSAKG, encoded by the coding sequence ATGACCAAGGCAATCCGTTTCAACGCTTTCGATATGAATTGCGTGGGCCATCAATCCCCGGGACTTTGGGCCCATCCGCGCGACAAATCGTGGAAATACAAGGATCTGGATTACTGGCAGGACCTCGCCCGCACGCTGGAGCGCGGCATTTTCGACGGCATCTTCATTGCCGATGTCATCGGTTATTACGATGTCTACAAAGGCTCCAACTATCACGCCATCCATCAAGCCGCGCAAATCCCGGTCAACGATCCGTTGCAGCTTGCAGCCCCGATCGCGCTTGCGACCGAGCATCTCGGCATCGGCATCACAGCCTCTACCTCCTTCGAGCACCCCTATACCTTCGCGCGTCGCATCGCGACCGCCGACCATCATTCAAAAGGCCGCGTCGGCTGGAATATCGTCACCTCCTATCTGGAGAGCGGTGCCAAAAACATCGGTGAAGGCGGGCTGCGCCGCCATGACAATCGTTACGATGTCGCGAATGAGTATGTCGAAGTCCTCTACAAGCTGCTGGAAGGGTCCTGGGAAGAAGGAGCGGTGGTGCGCGACGGCAATAAACGCATCTTCACCGATCCTTCAAAGGTTCACGAGATCGGCCACAAGGGCAAGTATTTCGACGTCCCGGGCTACAGCCTGACCGAGCCATCGCCGCAGCGCACGCCGGTTCTCTATCAAGCCGGCGCATCGGGACCCGGCAAGTCGTTCGCGGGCCAGCATGCCGAGTGTGTTTTCGTCGCAGCGCCGACCAAGTCGGTACTCAAGGCCTATGTCGCGGAGATCCGGCAGCGCGCGGCGGCGGCGGGGCGCGATCCGAGCAAGGTCTATATCTATACCCTGCTGACGATCATCACCGACGAGACCGAAGCAAAGGCGCAGAAGAAGTTTGAGGAGTATAAGTCCTACGTCTCCTATGACGGCTCGCTCGTCTTCATGTCCGGCTGGAGCGGCATCGATTTCGGCCAGTACGCGCCGACCGACCTCGTCAAGAAGGTCGAAACCAATGCGATCCAGTCGGTGGTGGAACATCTGGCTGGTGGCGAAAAGTCGTGGACGATCGACGAACTTGCCCAGTTCGGCGGCATTGGTGGGCTAGGCCCGGTCATTGTCGGTTCGCCCGAACGCATCGCTGATATCCTGCAGGAATGGGTCGAGGATACCGGCGTCGACGGCTTCAATCTCGCCTATGCGGTGACGCCCGACAGCTTCGAGGATGTCGTCAATTTTATCGTGCCGGAGCTGCAGAAGCGCGGCGCTTATCCGACAGCCTATAAGCCGGGCACGCTGCGCGAAAAGCTCTTCGGTGATGGGCCTTACCTTCCCGCCAGCCATCCGGGCGCCGGATATCGCGATATCGAAGCCGTGAAGCGGCGTGAGGCAGATGCAGCCGTGACAGCTCTCAAGAGCGCGAAGGGCTAA
- a CDS encoding ABC transporter ATP-binding protein, which yields MTNLLELNDVSLSFKGVKALNSLSFTVAQGEIFALIGPNGAGKSSLLNVINGVYSADSGDIVFDRSHFGAIRPGKAARLGIGRTFQHNALFRRLSVRENVLAGLSRRGEASFLENVFRFGRDRKERSDFGARADQVIAFLGLETYSETIVSTLPYGIQKRVDLARALVSEPKLLLLDEPMAGMNQDEKQAMSRIIREVNRTFGTTIVLIEHDVGIVLGLASHIVVLDYGRTVADGAPDAVRNDPDVIAAYLGTVH from the coding sequence ATGACAAACCTGCTTGAACTGAACGACGTCTCGCTATCCTTCAAAGGCGTGAAGGCGCTGAACTCCCTGAGCTTTACGGTTGCGCAGGGTGAGATCTTTGCTCTCATCGGGCCCAATGGAGCCGGAAAAAGTTCGCTTCTGAATGTCATCAACGGTGTCTACAGCGCGGATTCTGGCGATATCGTTTTCGACCGCAGCCATTTCGGAGCGATCCGGCCGGGTAAAGCGGCCCGTCTCGGCATCGGGCGCACCTTCCAGCACAACGCGTTGTTCCGTCGGTTGAGCGTGCGGGAGAATGTGCTGGCCGGTCTTTCCCGCCGTGGCGAGGCGAGCTTCCTCGAGAACGTCTTTCGCTTCGGCCGCGACAGGAAAGAGCGCAGCGATTTCGGCGCGCGGGCCGATCAGGTGATCGCTTTCCTCGGATTGGAAACCTACAGCGAGACGATCGTCTCGACGTTGCCCTACGGCATCCAGAAGCGGGTCGATCTCGCCCGCGCGCTAGTCTCAGAACCCAAGCTCCTGCTGCTCGACGAGCCGATGGCCGGTATGAACCAGGATGAAAAGCAGGCCATGAGCCGCATCATCCGCGAGGTCAACCGCACCTTCGGCACGACCATCGTGCTGATCGAGCATGATGTCGGCATCGTTCTCGGGCTCGCCAGCCACATCGTCGTGCTCGATTACGGGCGCACGGTCGCCGATGGCGCGCCGGATGCGGTGCGCAACGATCCGGATGTCATCGCCGCCTATCTCGGCACAGTTCACTAA
- a CDS encoding ABC transporter substrate-binding protein, with protein MSILSKSIALAAGAIVAAASLIVPAQAEDGAGQQLYPLFTYRTGPYAPSFIPFGAGNIDYLRYVNEVEGGVNGVKILIQECETAYTIERGIECYERYKDGYNGALTAAIYPHSSGLDVALTDKARIDKVSIVSPGGGQNIATDGRVFPYQYPLIFDYWSEAQIIVDYIAQQAGGYDKLKGVKIATLYHDSGYGRDTIEPLGILAKKYGFEDIQIPVPHPGEQQQAQWQQIRRAGADWVFLRGWGVMTPVAIKTAARVGFPVDHIIGDIWSGSEDDARPAGAAAKGYLAVSVFPPGTDYGILKTLKENVLDKGKSDLKDNSKFGTVYYNYGVIEAITFVEALRTGQKKFGNKPLNAEEGQWALENLNIGQNRIKELGAEGLISPLKTSIDNHKGETIAAKIIQWNGESWDTKTDWIKADSTLFADVIKEKAAAYAAEKGITPREAASN; from the coding sequence ATGTCGATACTCTCAAAATCCATCGCGCTTGCGGCGGGCGCCATCGTGGCGGCTGCAAGCCTGATCGTGCCGGCGCAGGCCGAGGACGGCGCCGGGCAGCAGCTCTATCCGCTCTTCACCTACCGCACCGGACCCTACGCGCCGTCCTTCATCCCGTTCGGCGCCGGCAATATCGACTATCTGCGTTACGTGAACGAGGTCGAAGGCGGCGTCAACGGCGTTAAGATCCTGATTCAGGAATGCGAAACCGCCTATACGATCGAGCGCGGCATCGAGTGCTACGAGCGCTACAAGGATGGCTATAACGGCGCGCTGACGGCTGCGATCTATCCGCATTCGAGCGGTCTCGACGTGGCGCTCACCGACAAGGCGCGCATCGACAAGGTCTCGATCGTCAGCCCCGGCGGCGGCCAGAACATAGCGACCGACGGTCGCGTGTTCCCCTACCAGTATCCGCTGATCTTCGATTACTGGAGCGAAGCCCAGATCATCGTCGATTACATCGCCCAGCAGGCCGGCGGCTACGACAAGCTGAAGGGCGTGAAGATCGCGACGCTCTATCATGACTCGGGCTATGGCCGCGATACGATCGAACCGCTCGGCATTCTCGCCAAGAAATACGGCTTCGAGGATATCCAAATCCCCGTTCCACATCCGGGTGAACAGCAGCAGGCGCAGTGGCAGCAGATCCGCCGTGCCGGTGCTGACTGGGTGTTCCTGCGCGGCTGGGGCGTCATGACGCCGGTCGCGATCAAGACCGCCGCCCGCGTCGGCTTCCCGGTTGACCACATCATCGGGGATATTTGGAGCGGCTCGGAAGACGATGCCCGCCCGGCAGGCGCTGCCGCCAAGGGCTACCTCGCGGTCTCGGTTTTCCCTCCGGGCACGGACTACGGTATCCTGAAGACGTTGAAGGAAAACGTCCTCGACAAGGGCAAGTCTGACCTCAAGGACAACAGCAAGTTCGGCACGGTCTACTACAATTACGGCGTGATCGAAGCCATCACCTTCGTCGAAGCTCTGCGCACCGGGCAGAAGAAGTTTGGCAACAAGCCGCTCAACGCCGAAGAGGGCCAGTGGGCGCTTGAAAACCTCAATATCGGCCAGAACCGCATCAAGGAACTGGGTGCCGAGGGCCTGATCAGCCCGCTGAAGACCTCCATCGACAACCATAAGGGCGAGACCATCGCGGCCAAGATCATCCAGTGGAACGGCGAGAGCTGGGACACCAAGACCGACTGGATCAAGGCGGATTCCACGCTCTTTGCTGATGTGATCAAGGAGAAAGCCGCGGCTTACGCTGCCGAAAAGGGCATTACGCCGCGCGAAGCAGCCAGCAACTGA